The window GGTGGAGCTGAGCCGAGTAACCAACCGGGCCAGAATTGGGGCTATCGTGACGGCGTTAGACGAGCGTCTGCCCGCTGTGGAGGCTGACCTCCGGGCTGCCGAACAGGCCCTCGAAGCCTACGATCGCACCGAAGGCCCAGCTATCCAAGCAGCTCTTGACGGCAGTCTATTAGGGGCGATCTCGGGCGGGCAGCAGCAGCAGCGCCAGAACCAACTCGCCCTGGCGGGGCTCGACTCCCAAATCCAAAGCCTCCAGCAGCAGCTGGGGCTGACGCCAGGGCAGGCATTTACCGCCTCGGCCTTGAGCGCTGACCCAATTATTGCCCAGCTGCGATCGCAGATTTTAGAGAGCGAAACCCAGCTCAAGCTGCTGTCGGCCACCCTGCGCGAGTCGCACCCCACCATTCAAGATCTGCGCCAGAATCTGACCGCCTACAACGCCCTGTTAGCCGAGCGCGCCCAGGAGGTGATTGGGGGCCAAGACTTAGCCGCCCTGCCCAGCGTTAGCGAAGTGCGCCAAAACAGCACCCTCGATCCGGCTCGCGCCGCCCTGGCCAACCAGCTGGTGACCCTCAGCGCCCAGCGAGCCGCCCTGGCCAGCCAGCAGCAGGTGCTCAGCCAGAGCGATGGCCAACTGCGCCAGCAGTACTCCAGCCTGCCCAACAAGCAACTAGAGCGCAACCGTCTCGCCCAGCAGGTCGCCCTCAACCAGGCCCTCTACGACCAGATTCAAGCCAAACGTATTGATGCCCAGGCCGCCGAGGCCGAGACCGCCAGCAGCCTCACCGTCGCCCAACCACCCACCACGACGCTCCAGGCCGACCCACCCACCAGCCCCGTCGTGGTTATGGCCGTGGGCGGCTTACTAGGGATTGTTGCCGCCGGAGCCGTGGCCTTTTTGCTCGATCTGCTCGACAGTACCGCCCGCACCCCCGAAGACCTCCAAGGCATTCTTACCGATCAAGATGTGCCGGTGCTGGGGCTAGTCCCGGCTCTGGCAGCTACCTCCTCCCAGGGCTGGCCGATTCTCTACCAGCCCCAAACTCCCGACCTTGAAATCTACGAGCGACTGCGCAGCAGCCTGCGGCGGGCCGGCAGCCTGTCTGAGGCTGGGGCACCCCCACGGGTGGTGCTAGTAGTCAGCAGCCGGTCGGGGGAAGGTAAAACCACCAGCGCCTTTAACCTAGGCATTGCCGCCGCCCGCGCCGGACGCCGGACCCTGATTGTCGAAGCCGACCTGCGCCAGCCCTCTTGCGGTCAACGGCTAGGAGTCAAGCTCAACCCAGCCGCCATCTCTGAACCGCTGCACTACTATGCTGGGCGGCAGCAGGAGCCAATTCAGCTCGCGCCCTGGGTTGAAAACCTGTACCTAACTTCTAGCCCGGGCCCCCAGCCCCACCCAGCAGCGATTTTAGAATCGAGCGAGATGGGGCAATTTTTGACCGATGCTCGCGCCCGATTTGACCTGGTGCTGATCGACGCGCCGCCCCTAGGCAACAGCAACGACGCCCTGCTCCTCGGGGCCGCCAGCGATGGGCTACTGCTAGTGACCCGCCCCGGCTACACCGACAAAGCAGTGCTAGAGGCTTTGTTAGAACAGTTGTTAGAAAATGAAGACCTGCCGCTGCTAGGTGCGATCGTTAATGCCGCCGATCGCACCACCACCCCGTCTGCCACCATTCCCCCAACCGATAGTGCCACCGTCACCCCCGCCCCCCAGCCCCTAATTCGCTCCATCGACTTTTAGCAGGGTAAGCCGATAGGGTAGGATCGTAGGCTGTAGCGTCTAGGAACGTTAAGGAGCGATCGCTTGCCTACCCTGGGAGTCAACATCGACCACATTGCCACGATTCGCCAGGCCCGTCGCACCGTTGAGCCCGACCCTGTGGCCGCAGCGGTGCTGGCCGAGCTAGCCGGTGCCGATGGCATCACCGTGCACCTGCGCGAAGATCGTCGCCACATGCAAGACCGCGACGTGCGCCTGCTGCGGCAGACTGTGCGCACCCACCTAAATTTGGAGATGGCTGCCACTGACGAAATGGTGGCGATCGCCCTCGACGTCAAACCCGACTACGTCACCTTGGTGCCCGAGCGGCGCGAGGAAGTCACCACCGAAGGCGGGTTAGATATCGCCGGCCAGACCGATCGGATGAAATCCGTAGTTAACACCCTTCAGAGCGCCGGCATTCCAGTCAGTCTATTTATCGACGCCGCCACCGACCAAATTGAGGCTTCAGCCCAGGTCGGTGCCCAGTTCAT is drawn from Leptolyngbya subtilissima AS-A7 and contains these coding sequences:
- a CDS encoding pyridoxine 5'-phosphate synthase, translated to MPTLGVNIDHIATIRQARRTVEPDPVAAAVLAELAGADGITVHLREDRRHMQDRDVRLLRQTVRTHLNLEMAATDEMVAIALDVKPDYVTLVPERREEVTTEGGLDIAGQTDRMKSVVNTLQSAGIPVSLFIDAATDQIEASAQVGAQFIELHTGPYAEAKAEADLHRELDILAQGTAQAIALGLRVNAGHGLTYWNTTPVARIPGMEELNIGHSIVSRAVLVGLERAVREMKALI
- a CDS encoding GumC family protein translates to MVSPFVKRYLLALDRYKWPSLATLLGTLGISAVVAVQPPPPPLYRAEGVLVQNAPVVALTTTGTEVQQRGQGIISEEFLLADVLLQQVSQELERRGISMDPETLRYRTTVKLEGEENVVQRVTVTFRGADEEQTQLTLSLLFEAMVELSRVTNRARIGAIVTALDERLPAVEADLRAAEQALEAYDRTEGPAIQAALDGSLLGAISGGQQQQRQNQLALAGLDSQIQSLQQQLGLTPGQAFTASALSADPIIAQLRSQILESETQLKLLSATLRESHPTIQDLRQNLTAYNALLAERAQEVIGGQDLAALPSVSEVRQNSTLDPARAALANQLVTLSAQRAALASQQQVLSQSDGQLRQQYSSLPNKQLERNRLAQQVALNQALYDQIQAKRIDAQAAEAETASSLTVAQPPTTTLQADPPTSPVVVMAVGGLLGIVAAGAVAFLLDLLDSTARTPEDLQGILTDQDVPVLGLVPALAATSSQGWPILYQPQTPDLEIYERLRSSLRRAGSLSEAGAPPRVVLVVSSRSGEGKTTSAFNLGIAAARAGRRTLIVEADLRQPSCGQRLGVKLNPAAISEPLHYYAGRQQEPIQLAPWVENLYLTSSPGPQPHPAAILESSEMGQFLTDARARFDLVLIDAPPLGNSNDALLLGAASDGLLLVTRPGYTDKAVLEALLEQLLENEDLPLLGAIVNAADRTTTPSATIPPTDSATVTPAPQPLIRSIDF